From Vibrio tritonius, the proteins below share one genomic window:
- the argE gene encoding acetylornithine deacetylase: protein MNNVELLQQLIRFPTVSSESNLDLIHYIAQLLEEKGIQVQVIQDPVQAKAALFATVGDPTIPGILLSGHSDVVPVEGQAWSVDPFSATLVEDKLFGRGACDMKGFIAVALNLMLSLADKPLARPVHLAVSFDEELGCLGVKDMLLHLQHLKVEPLLCIVGEPTEMNIALGHKGKAAYRVHCCGEEAHSSRAPLSVNAIYLACDFIAKLRELQQQFKVRGARDDEYDIPYSTVHVGKIEGGKAINIVPQSCQFDFEIRHLAQDDLDKELTTLFSQAQHIVEAVRAELPASRAEIQFACMSRYPGLNTDASHHAIQRLKKWSADDAKFIRVAFGTEGGLFSQALNAPVVVCGPGSIEQAHKPDEFVALSQLHDCEQVLTQFIYDICQ from the coding sequence ATGAACAACGTCGAACTGCTGCAACAGCTCATCCGTTTTCCTACGGTTTCTTCCGAATCCAATCTGGATCTTATTCACTATATTGCTCAGTTATTGGAAGAAAAAGGCATTCAAGTGCAGGTGATTCAAGATCCGGTTCAGGCGAAAGCGGCTTTGTTTGCCACCGTGGGTGACCCGACGATTCCGGGAATTTTGCTGTCTGGGCATTCAGACGTGGTTCCGGTTGAAGGGCAGGCTTGGAGTGTTGATCCTTTCTCTGCCACCCTTGTGGAAGATAAGCTCTTTGGCCGCGGTGCATGTGATATGAAAGGGTTTATTGCAGTCGCGCTTAACCTGATGTTATCTCTAGCCGACAAGCCATTGGCGAGGCCGGTACATCTGGCGGTCAGTTTTGATGAAGAGCTTGGCTGTCTAGGAGTCAAAGATATGCTGTTACATTTGCAGCATCTAAAGGTTGAGCCGTTATTGTGCATTGTCGGAGAGCCCACCGAAATGAACATCGCATTGGGACATAAAGGAAAAGCGGCTTACCGCGTTCACTGCTGCGGTGAAGAAGCCCATTCGTCTCGAGCGCCGCTCTCGGTCAATGCGATTTATCTGGCCTGCGATTTCATCGCCAAGTTAAGAGAACTGCAGCAACAATTTAAAGTGCGTGGAGCAAGAGATGATGAGTACGACATTCCTTATTCGACGGTACACGTTGGTAAAATCGAGGGCGGTAAAGCCATCAATATTGTTCCTCAGTCCTGTCAGTTCGATTTTGAAATCCGTCACTTAGCTCAAGATGATCTGGATAAAGAGTTAACCACGCTTTTTAGTCAAGCTCAGCACATTGTCGAGGCCGTGCGTGCAGAGTTACCCGCTAGCCGAGCTGAGATTCAATTTGCCTGCATGAGCCGCTATCCCGGGTTAAATACCGATGCGAGTCACCATGCTATTCAGCGCCTTAAAAAATGGTCAGCAGATGACGCAAAATTTATTCGCGTTGCGTTTGGCACTGAGGGCGGGCTGTTTTCTCAGGCGCTTAACGCACCCGTTGTGGTGTGTGGCCCGGGGTCGATAGAACAAGCGCACAAGCCGGATGAGTTTGTCGCATTAAGCCAACTGCACGATTGTGAGCAGGTACTGACCCAATTTATTTACGATATTTGCCAATAA
- a CDS encoding (2Fe-2S)-binding protein has protein sequence MKNRFQRLTETDREPITLRIDGVQVSALSGDTLMAVILTHQDALRTNEFDHEHRAGFCLMGACQDCWVWTRKGERLRSCSTYVQADMDIVTKQPEEVWNVHELSL, from the coding sequence ATGAAAAATCGCTTTCAACGCTTAACTGAAACGGATCGAGAGCCGATCACGTTACGAATCGATGGTGTGCAAGTGTCAGCTTTAAGTGGTGATACCTTAATGGCAGTCATACTGACTCATCAAGACGCGTTGCGAACCAATGAGTTTGACCATGAACATCGTGCCGGTTTTTGCCTGATGGGCGCTTGTCAGGATTGTTGGGTGTGGACGCGTAAAGGAGAACGACTACGTTCTTGTTCAACGTATGTACAAGCCGATATGGATATTGTGACCAAGCAGCCGGAGGAAGTATGGAACGTCCACGAATTGTCATTATAG
- a CDS encoding ABC transporter permease, translated as MSTTAANSHTSNVWPVIKKLLMSFSSVLCLFWLVVAIFGPSMAPHNVGQVVSDQIFGPISSQFLLGTDYLGRDNLSRILVATRYTVGLALVASVLSSMVGTLIALLAVISPKSVEVVILRVIDALISIPSKMMALVIVAGFGSSVPLLIMTAVLGYAPGAFRIAYILALNQNEMEYVKVAMIRGEGRLYIAIREILPNILNPVLADFGLRFVFIVLLLSGLSFLGLGIQPPNADLGSLVRENIGGLSQGAPALLAPACAIGLLTVGVNLVIDRISRQRNER; from the coding sequence ATGAGCACAACTGCCGCCAACTCTCACACGTCCAATGTCTGGCCCGTAATAAAAAAATTACTGATGAGCTTTAGCTCAGTGTTGTGTCTTTTTTGGCTAGTGGTGGCGATATTTGGTCCATCCATGGCGCCACATAATGTTGGGCAGGTTGTTTCAGATCAGATATTTGGCCCAATAAGTTCTCAATTTCTTCTCGGCACCGATTATCTAGGTCGAGACAACTTAAGCCGCATTTTGGTAGCGACGCGTTACACCGTCGGTTTAGCGTTAGTTGCTTCAGTGCTCTCTTCGATGGTTGGCACGCTAATCGCGTTACTGGCCGTCATTTCTCCCAAATCCGTAGAAGTGGTGATCCTGCGCGTGATTGATGCGCTGATTTCCATTCCAAGCAAAATGATGGCGCTCGTTATTGTTGCAGGTTTTGGTAGTTCAGTTCCGTTGTTAATTATGACGGCTGTCTTAGGGTATGCCCCTGGAGCATTTCGCATCGCATACATTTTAGCGCTCAATCAAAATGAGATGGAATACGTCAAAGTCGCCATGATTCGTGGTGAAGGGCGTCTCTACATCGCTATTCGTGAAATTTTGCCCAACATTTTGAATCCAGTTCTCGCCGATTTTGGTTTGCGATTCGTATTTATTGTGCTGCTGTTGAGTGGACTTAGCTTTCTTGGTTTAGGCATTCAACCACCTAATGCGGACCTTGGCTCTCTGGTTCGGGAGAATATCGGTGGGTTGAGCCAAGGCGCGCCGGCTTTACTGGCTCCTGCTTGCGCTATCGGCTTGTTGACAGTGGGAGTGAACCTAGTGATTGACCGGATATCTCGTCAACGTAACGAACGCTAA
- a CDS encoding NAD(P)/FAD-dependent oxidoreductase, which translates to MSHNSFDVIVIGGGFMGAASAFFLGQKGKKVGLFEQAKIGQYASGVNFGNVRRQGRHLDQLDLSNRARRLWSELPQLIGDDLEFIASGHMRIAYDERTLAQYEAYAKDPRAAELKLEILTGQELRKRFPYIGPDVLVGSYAPLDGHANPRLAAPAFARAAAKAGVTVYEQTQISQVKKTKSGFEVRTRNGEHYYCEQLLITAGAWGERLSNQFGESVPLFTRGPQMTVTEPLPYRFKTVIGVSSPSEPENIYFRQIPRGNIIIGGCHRTLPDMDSRTARFEPQAMIYQMQQLHRIVPTLGNIHIIRSWSGIESYLPDSLPIIGSSHTTEGVYYAFGFCGHGFQLGPAVGDVMAELITTGKTSTYIEPFAIDRFLPQPAKRIA; encoded by the coding sequence ATGAGTCATAATTCGTTTGATGTCATCGTTATTGGTGGTGGCTTTATGGGCGCTGCCAGTGCCTTTTTCTTGGGCCAGAAAGGCAAAAAGGTCGGTTTGTTTGAGCAGGCAAAAATTGGTCAATACGCCAGCGGAGTCAACTTTGGCAATGTGCGTCGCCAAGGGCGTCATCTTGATCAACTGGACCTTTCCAATCGTGCTCGCCGCTTGTGGAGCGAGCTACCACAATTGATTGGCGATGATTTAGAATTTATCGCAAGTGGTCATATGCGTATTGCTTATGATGAGCGCACTTTAGCGCAATACGAAGCGTATGCCAAAGACCCTCGTGCAGCAGAGCTTAAACTGGAGATTTTAACCGGACAAGAGCTGCGTAAGCGTTTCCCCTATATTGGTCCAGACGTGCTGGTGGGGTCCTATGCGCCTTTAGATGGTCATGCCAATCCTAGGTTGGCCGCGCCTGCCTTTGCAAGAGCGGCAGCAAAAGCCGGTGTCACGGTCTATGAGCAAACCCAAATCAGTCAGGTGAAAAAGACCAAATCAGGGTTTGAAGTGCGAACACGAAACGGTGAGCACTACTATTGTGAACAACTGCTGATTACCGCCGGAGCTTGGGGAGAGCGATTGTCCAATCAATTTGGTGAGTCGGTACCGCTGTTTACCCGTGGGCCGCAAATGACGGTAACCGAGCCACTGCCTTATCGTTTTAAAACCGTCATCGGGGTTTCCTCGCCAAGTGAACCAGAGAATATCTATTTCCGTCAAATACCTAGAGGGAATATAATCATTGGCGGATGTCATCGCACTCTGCCTGATATGGACAGCCGTACCGCGCGTTTTGAGCCTCAGGCGATGATTTATCAGATGCAGCAACTTCACCGGATCGTCCCGACATTGGGTAATATTCATATCATCCGCAGCTGGAGTGGAATCGAAAGCTATCTGCCTGATTCATTGCCTATTATTGGCTCAAGTCACACGACGGAGGGTGTTTACTATGCCTTTGGTTTCTGTGGGCATGGGTTTCAACTTGGGCCCGCAGTTGGGGATGTGATGGCGGAACTTATCACGACGGGCAAAACGTCGACCTATATCGAACCTTTTGCCATCGACCGCTTTCTACCTCAACCAGCCAAGAGAATTGCTTAA
- a CDS encoding ABC transporter permease, producing the protein MNQILFKLVIQRVLSALLTLFLVSIVVFGITNILPGDAAQQILGQFAMPEQVAALRQSLGLDEPALTRYLHWLFQVVQGDFGQSMTNNMPVSQLMSGRLSNTLMLAAVTSLVSVPFALALGIGAAIFQGGRIDRALNLFTLGLVAVPEFLIATIAVLIFAVKLHWFSALSYGGAGEGLAGFLRAYTLPVMTLCFVITAQMARMTRAAMVDELNTDYVEMARLKGLSTLKIAFVHALPNTIGPIANAVALSLSYLFGGVVIVETIFNFPGIAGLMVDAVTNRDIALVQACTMIFCTGYLGLILIADLCSILFNPRLRSRV; encoded by the coding sequence ATGAACCAGATACTGTTCAAGCTAGTTATTCAACGCGTTCTTAGTGCTTTATTAACCCTTTTTTTGGTTTCAATTGTCGTGTTTGGTATCACCAATATTTTGCCTGGGGATGCTGCACAACAAATCTTGGGGCAATTCGCCATGCCAGAGCAAGTGGCGGCGCTACGTCAGTCGCTTGGGTTGGACGAACCTGCGCTAACGCGCTATCTGCATTGGCTTTTTCAGGTTGTTCAAGGAGATTTCGGCCAATCAATGACCAATAATATGCCGGTAAGTCAACTGATGTCAGGGCGACTCAGTAACACACTAATGCTGGCTGCGGTCACTTCGTTAGTTTCAGTTCCTTTTGCTCTCGCTTTGGGGATTGGCGCTGCAATCTTTCAAGGAGGGCGTATCGACCGTGCGTTAAACCTGTTTACTCTTGGATTAGTCGCTGTACCTGAGTTTTTAATTGCTACCATTGCGGTATTGATCTTTGCCGTAAAACTGCACTGGTTCTCTGCGCTGTCTTATGGCGGTGCTGGGGAAGGTTTAGCGGGCTTTTTGCGTGCGTATACCTTACCTGTTATGACGCTCTGCTTTGTTATTACTGCACAGATGGCACGAATGACAAGAGCGGCGATGGTCGATGAACTCAACACCGATTATGTTGAGATGGCAAGATTGAAAGGCCTATCCACGCTAAAAATTGCTTTTGTGCATGCTTTACCTAACACGATTGGACCCATTGCAAACGCCGTGGCATTGAGTCTCTCTTATTTATTTGGTGGCGTGGTTATCGTCGAAACCATATTTAATTTCCCGGGTATTGCAGGCTTGATGGTCGATGCCGTCACCAACCGAGATATTGCGCTGGTGCAGGCCTGTACCATGATTTTCTGTACGGGCTATCTTGGTTTAATTTTGATCGCCGATCTCTGTTCCATTCTATTTAATCCAAGATTGAGGAGTCGAGTATGA
- a CDS encoding FAD/NAD(P)-dependent oxidoreductase, whose protein sequence is MERPRIVIIGAGPAGIRCAQTLVDAGLSPIVLDEQPQSGGQIYKRQPPGFKRDYNTLYGTEALKAKALHRCADTLQAKIDYYPNTSVWDVQDKVVYAYQDEKPIEIHYDYLVLCTGAIDRVIPIAGWQQAGSYTLGGAQIALKHQGLSIGKQVVFMGTGPLLYLVAYQYVKAGANVEAVLDTSSFADRLKGLLGLMAKPKALLSGMYFIAKMKKRGVVFKNAIKPKTILGDEQGVAGVEVEDAAGKVWHFACDAVATGFHLKPETQLADLLGCEFIYEPLSQLWLPKTDECGRTTVAGVYCAGDGSAILGADAAECAGKLAAMALLTDAKQLTEKLKQRLPKLQHKMTQLRRFGMGLQKAFPWPAYLLDEIEDNTVICRCEMILAKEIRDSVVQKGADEVNRSKSFTRVGMGRCQGRYCSHVNAQLIANASRNGRSLEATSTGAFVGRQRSQAPVKPLPVNVYLNEPLVVDRKEEVIL, encoded by the coding sequence ATGGAACGTCCACGAATTGTCATTATAGGTGCAGGCCCTGCTGGGATTCGCTGTGCGCAAACGCTGGTTGATGCTGGACTTTCTCCAATTGTGTTAGATGAACAACCTCAGTCTGGAGGGCAGATTTATAAGCGTCAACCGCCGGGCTTTAAACGTGACTATAACACGCTATATGGCACCGAGGCGTTAAAGGCTAAAGCACTTCATCGCTGCGCCGATACGCTGCAGGCGAAGATTGATTATTATCCCAATACCTCCGTGTGGGATGTACAAGATAAGGTGGTTTACGCGTATCAAGACGAAAAGCCTATCGAAATCCACTACGACTATTTAGTACTTTGCACTGGGGCAATTGATAGGGTTATTCCGATTGCTGGATGGCAACAAGCTGGGAGCTATACCTTAGGGGGAGCGCAAATCGCGCTAAAACACCAAGGTTTATCGATTGGCAAGCAAGTGGTGTTTATGGGAACTGGTCCACTGCTGTATTTAGTGGCTTACCAATATGTGAAGGCTGGGGCAAATGTCGAAGCTGTATTGGATACCTCGTCTTTCGCTGATCGTTTAAAAGGCCTACTGGGCTTAATGGCAAAACCTAAGGCGTTGCTTAGCGGTATGTACTTTATCGCCAAAATGAAAAAGCGTGGTGTGGTATTTAAAAATGCCATCAAACCTAAAACCATATTAGGTGACGAGCAAGGTGTTGCTGGAGTCGAAGTCGAGGATGCTGCGGGTAAAGTGTGGCATTTTGCTTGTGATGCGGTAGCAACAGGCTTTCATTTAAAACCGGAAACTCAATTGGCTGATCTTCTTGGATGTGAATTTATCTATGAACCGCTTAGCCAATTATGGCTCCCCAAAACCGACGAATGCGGACGAACCACGGTTGCTGGAGTTTATTGTGCCGGTGACGGTAGTGCTATTTTAGGGGCCGATGCTGCTGAGTGTGCCGGTAAACTGGCTGCGATGGCTTTGCTCACTGATGCCAAACAGCTTACTGAGAAGTTAAAGCAGCGTTTACCTAAACTGCAACATAAGATGACTCAACTGCGCCGTTTTGGCATGGGATTACAGAAAGCCTTTCCTTGGCCGGCCTATTTGCTCGATGAGATTGAGGATAATACGGTCATTTGTCGCTGCGAGATGATTTTGGCGAAAGAGATCCGAGACAGCGTGGTGCAAAAAGGCGCTGATGAAGTGAATCGCTCCAAGTCTTTCACCCGAGTGGGAATGGGGCGCTGTCAAGGGCGCTACTGCTCACATGTGAACGCTCAGTTGATTGCTAATGCAAGCCGTAATGGTCGTAGTCTTGAGGCAACATCAACAGGAGCTTTTGTTGGACGTCAACGCTCACAAGCTCCAGTCAAGCCTTTGCCTGTTAATGTCTATCTAAATGAACCTCTGGTTGTTGACAGAAAAGAAGAGGTGATCTTATGA
- a CDS encoding ABC transporter ATP-binding protein, with protein sequence MDRFLTVKDLRISVKQEQKEQIIVNDVSFTLDKGQVLALIGESGSGKTTIALSLMGYAKPGCYISGGQVTLGNDSVLDADEATLRQWRGNRVAYIAQSAAAAFNPSKRLMDQVIESALLHGIDTKVNLKRRAVALFRDLALPHPETIGQRYPHEVSGGQLQRVMAAMALIAEPELVILDEPTTALDVTTQVEVLQVFRRVVKQLGVTAVYVSHDLAVVAQVADKIVVLNHGEIREDNTTDSILHHAQDPYTQELLAAVAHDELNSIQTTSGQNTENPLLVLRKLVAGYGRKSSQGIPDIKVLDDINLTLYPGQAVGIIGESGSGKTTLAKVVAGLLPPALGTMKLAGQDLNGPFSLRSKEQCREIQLVFQSADTALNPKHTIRQLLGRPLKAYFGMKRSARESRIKELLDLVKLPHDLIDRKPSALSGGQKQRINLARALAAEPKLIICDEVTSALDTVVGAAILELLKELKQKLNVAYLFISHDIHTVKSLCENVVVMYQGHQVQVAKTALLSTGVLHPYTALLIDSIPQMRQAWIEEPRLATEHLATPSFYSVPDHQETCAFLERCPHKINGICDRNAPSIRSVKGGGQVLCHLKPEFLPLMEDLEQKRSPSGWQRTASINAKDVNYEKSLSTLN encoded by the coding sequence ATGGACCGTTTTCTTACCGTAAAAGATTTACGAATTAGCGTAAAACAAGAACAAAAAGAACAGATTATCGTCAATGATGTGAGTTTTACTCTCGATAAAGGCCAAGTGCTCGCCTTAATTGGCGAATCAGGCTCGGGTAAAACTACCATTGCACTATCACTGATGGGGTATGCCAAACCAGGCTGTTATATCAGCGGGGGGCAAGTGACGTTGGGCAACGACAGTGTACTGGATGCCGATGAAGCGACCCTTCGCCAATGGCGCGGTAACCGTGTTGCTTATATCGCACAAAGTGCGGCTGCGGCGTTTAACCCCAGTAAACGCTTGATGGATCAAGTCATCGAATCGGCACTACTGCATGGCATTGATACCAAGGTGAACCTGAAACGACGGGCGGTGGCTTTGTTTCGTGACTTAGCGTTACCCCATCCCGAAACCATTGGTCAGCGCTATCCCCACGAGGTTTCTGGTGGGCAGTTGCAACGAGTGATGGCGGCCATGGCTTTGATTGCTGAACCTGAGTTGGTGATATTGGATGAGCCAACAACTGCTCTCGATGTGACAACTCAAGTTGAGGTATTGCAAGTCTTTCGTCGAGTGGTCAAACAGCTTGGCGTGACCGCGGTGTATGTCTCTCATGACCTTGCCGTAGTAGCTCAAGTGGCGGATAAAATCGTAGTGCTAAATCATGGTGAAATTCGCGAGGATAATACGACAGACAGCATTCTTCATCATGCACAGGACCCATACACTCAAGAGCTTCTCGCTGCGGTCGCGCATGATGAGTTAAATTCGATTCAGACTACAAGTGGTCAGAATACAGAAAATCCATTACTGGTATTGCGAAAACTGGTGGCAGGTTATGGCCGTAAAAGCAGCCAAGGTATTCCGGATATCAAAGTGTTAGATGATATCAACTTAACCCTTTATCCAGGTCAGGCTGTTGGCATCATTGGTGAATCTGGGTCGGGCAAAACCACATTGGCGAAAGTGGTGGCAGGTTTGCTACCTCCAGCACTAGGTACAATGAAACTGGCTGGCCAAGACCTAAATGGTCCATTTTCTCTGCGTAGCAAAGAGCAGTGTCGTGAAATACAGCTGGTATTTCAAAGCGCAGATACGGCGCTTAATCCCAAACATACGATTCGTCAGCTGCTAGGCCGACCACTCAAAGCGTATTTTGGTATGAAACGGTCAGCTAGAGAGTCACGCATTAAAGAGTTGTTGGATCTGGTGAAATTGCCCCACGATTTGATTGATCGCAAGCCATCGGCACTGTCAGGTGGCCAAAAACAGCGCATCAACTTAGCTCGAGCGCTTGCTGCTGAACCTAAATTGATCATTTGTGATGAAGTGACTTCGGCATTAGATACCGTTGTCGGCGCAGCCATTCTTGAGCTGCTAAAAGAGTTAAAACAGAAGTTAAACGTCGCCTACCTCTTTATTAGTCATGATATTCATACGGTGAAATCGCTGTGTGAGAACGTAGTAGTGATGTACCAAGGACATCAGGTTCAAGTCGCGAAAACCGCACTATTGAGCACCGGGGTATTGCATCCTTATACCGCATTATTAATCGACTCGATTCCTCAGATGCGCCAAGCGTGGATTGAAGAACCAAGATTGGCAACGGAGCACTTGGCGACGCCTTCGTTTTATTCGGTTCCGGATCATCAAGAAACCTGTGCGTTTTTAGAACGCTGTCCTCATAAAATCAATGGGATCTGCGATCGCAATGCGCCGAGCATTCGTTCTGTCAAAGGGGGTGGGCAAGTACTTTGCCATCTCAAACCTGAGTTCTTGCCTTTGATGGAGGACCTTGAGCAAAAGCGATCGCCTAGTGGTTGGCAACGGACTGCCAGCATCAATGCAAAGGATGTTAATTATGAAAAATCGCTTTCAACGCTTAACTGA